The Arachis hypogaea cultivar Tifrunner chromosome 16, arahy.Tifrunner.gnm2.J5K5, whole genome shotgun sequence genome contains a region encoding:
- the LOC140179732 gene encoding pathogenesis-related protein 5-like: protein MSHNLSLHPRSQKDRDKLLYHNYFKFQVLRSTNIMYNYKLKSLWPSIFHSHYYHFNTLLCFTFLPLPISLYYFSVKAMALTSLSSKSCATFWLFLLLGNVASATLFTLHNNCKYTVWPGTLSGNDPTILDTGLSLTSGSLVQMTAPVGWSGRFWGRTGCNFDMAGNGKCATGDCPGGLKCTGGGVPPVTLVEFTIGSATNGNKDFYDVSLVDGYNVAIGVRATGGTGNCQYAGCENDLNGYCPKELQVKDDTGSVVACKSACVAFNTPEYCCTGEHSTPQTCSPTNYSKMFKNACPRAYSYAYDDASSTFTCSGANYTITFCPAGSS from the exons ATGTCCCACAATCTTAGCTTACATCCTCGTTCACAAAAAGATAGGGACAAATTGTTATATCATAATTACTTCAAATTTCAAGTGTTACGGTCCACCAATATAATGTACAATTATAAATTGAAGTCCCTTTGGCCCTCAATTTTTCATTCTCATTATTATCACTTCAACACTCTTCTTTGCTTCACTTTCCTTCCCCTTCCTATTTCTCTGTACTACTTTTCTGTCAAAGCCATGGCCCTAACCTCATTAAGCTCAAAGTCTTGTGCAACCTTCTGGCTTTTCCTCCTCTTAG GTAATGTAGCATCAGCTACATTGTTTACCCTACATAACAATTGCAAATACACTGTTTGGCCTGGAACACTTTCCGGCAATGACCCGACCATTCTTGACACCGGTCTTTCTCTAACATCCGGTTCTTTGGTCCAGATGACCGCCCCAGTTGGCTGGTCAGGACGATTCTGGGGTAGAACCGGATGTAACTTTGATATGGCTGGTAATGGCAAATGTGCCACCGGAGATTGTCCCGGTGGACTCAAGTGCACTGGTGGAGGCGTTCCACCAGTGACACTAGTAGAATTCACCATCGGAAGTGCAACCAATGGCAACAAAGATTTTTATGACGTAAGCTTGGTGGATGGTTACAATGTGGCCATTGGAGTACGGGCAACCGGAGGAACCGGTAATTGTCAATACGCAGGTTGCGAAAATGACCTGAATGGTTACTGCCCAAAGGAGTTGCAAGTAAAAGATGATACGGGTTCGGTAGTAGCATGTAAGAGCGCGTGTGTGGCGTTTAACACCCCGGAGTATTGTTGCACCGGGGAGCACTCAACGCCACAAACGTGCTCACCTACGAATTACTCAAAGATGTTTAAGAATGCATGTCCAAGAGCTTATAGTTACGCTTATGATGATGCTTCAAGCACTTTTACATGCTCAGGTGCAAATTACACCATCACTTTTTGCCCCGCAGGATCATCTTAG
- the LOC140180328 gene encoding pathogenesis-related protein 5-like, with amino-acid sequence MNILAGNVASATLFTLRNNCKYTVWPGSLSGNGPNILDTDLSLRPGSSAQSNVSAGWSGRFWARTECNFDRTGNGKCATGDCLGGLKCIGGGAPPVTLAEFTVGSADNGNIDFYDVSLVDGYNVPMGVHATGGIGNCQYAGCVSDLNDNCPKELQVKDVTGLVVACKSACAAFNSPEYCCTGEHGTPQTCPPTNYSKMFKIACPRAYSYAYDDASSTCTCSGANYTITFCPTESS; translated from the coding sequence ATGAATATATTGGCAGGTAATGTTGCATCAGCCACATTATTCACCCTACGAAACAATTGCAAATACACTGTTTGGCCCGGAAGTCTTTCCGGCAATGGCCCAAATATTCTTGACACCGATCTGTCTCTAAGACCCGGTTCTTCGGCCCAATCAAATGTTTCGGCTGGTTGGTCAGGACGTTTTTGGGCTAGAACCGAGTGCAATTTTGATAGGACCGGTAACGGCAAATGTGCTACCGGAGACTGTCTCGGTGGCCTCAAGTGTATTGGCGGAGGTGCTCCACCGGTAACACTGGCCGAGTTCACGGTTGGAAGTGCCGACAATGGCAATATAGACTTTTATGATGTGAGCTTGGTAGACGGTTACAATGTTCCTATGGGGGTACATGCAACCGGAGGAATCGGTAACTGTCAATATGCTGGCTGCGTTTCTGACCTAAATGATAACTGTCCAAAGGAGTTACAGGTAAAAGATGTTACCGGTTTGGTAGTTGCATGCAAGAGTGCGTGTGCGGCATTCAACAGTCCGGAATATTGTTGCACCGGAGAGcacggaacaccacagacatgcCCACCTACAAATTACTCAAAAATGTTTAAGATTGCATGTCCAAGAGCTTATAGTTATGCTTATGATGATGCTTCAAGCACTTGTACATGTTCTGGAGCAAATTACACCATCACTTTTTGTCCCACAGAATCCTCATAA
- the LOC140179733 gene encoding S-adenosyl-L-methionine-dependent tRNA 4-demethylwyosine synthase-like: MPLWLSSLPADISVSTILTGVAAATVTAASFFLIYKSHLCPNKENLITLHQEQPKPNPRGKIMFVSPIRLSTSEDLAKRLYNLLESKGLVLEVVDARTFDPEDLPKENLILLVDSTSRVWNQPPLPCFYEKDDMKGAKVFASWLVHNAESFGIGAVVVKACNFTAFVVGKRDGKNLMAKAANHFRDLDHIQYYDHFEEWWGSVVATVSGDTVANGMCGESEPEDDVGCSDPKSIYMLVENVDVVDRKRTFRRRMLIISEANGSVDLEDGGPVTAQWPLADDLIINSELPTFQGFCSVGGSLFIAGGIMCNNGSKFEFELKLEHFFPAKMWCLKYDGST, translated from the exons ATGCCCCTTTGGTTGTCTTCGTTACCGGCGGATATATCGGTATCCACTATCCTGACCGGCGTGGCCGCCGCCACGGTCACTGCCGCATCCTTCTTCTTAATCTACAAGTCTCACCTCTGCCCCAACAAAGAGAACCTCATAACACTCCATCAAGAACAACCGAAACCCAATCCACGTGGCAAGATCATGTTCGTTTCGCCAATCAGACTTTCAACTTCAGAAGACCTAGCGAAGCGCCTCTACAATTTGTTAGAGTCGAAAGGCCTCGTTTTGGAGGTCGTAGATGCTCGAACTTTCGATCCCGAAGACCTACCCAAGGAGAACCTCATCCTCCTCGTTGATTCAACTTCGCGTGTTTGGAACCAACCTCCCCTACCGTGCTTCTACGAAAAGGACGACATGAAAGGAGCAAAGGTCTTCGCCAGTTGGCTCGTGCATAACGCGGAAAGCTTTGGGATCGGAGCGGTTGTTGTGAAGGCTTGCAATTTCACTGCATTTGTAGTGGGCAAAAGGGATGGGAAGAATTTGATGGCTAAGGCCGCCAATCATTTTAGGGATTTGGATCACATTCAATACTATGATCATTTTGAAGAGTGGTGGGGAAGTGTTGTTGCCACGGTTTCGGGAGATACAGTTGCTAATGGCATGTGCGGGGAATCTGAACCTGAG GATGATGTTGGTTGTTCTGATCCAAAAAGCATATATATGTTGGTGGAAAATGTGGATGTAGTAGATAGAAAAAGAACCTTCAGGCGCAGAATGTTAATTATCTCTGAGGCCAATGGAAGTGTTGATCTTGAAGATGGAGGTCCTGTAACTGCCCAATGGCCTCTTGCAGATGATCTAATAATCAATTCCGAATTACCAACTTTTCAAGGATTTTGTTCCGTTGGTGGTAGCTTGTTCATTGCTGGTGGTATCATGTGTAACAATGgatcaaaatttgaatttgagcTAAAATTGGAACATTTTTTCCCTGCAAAAATGTGGTGCCTCAAGTATGACGGTTCAACCTAG
- the LOC140179734 gene encoding uncharacterized protein, translating to MFPCSSRALFSRSRCVLRFDVVVLAIVLILFWLEAGTAKPVEHRLQWGSSEGRTENVASHSCIHDQIIEQRKRPGRKVYSVTPQVYEPGVLKPLQHRGRALLGVSSSVESQKDAKQPIRIYLNYDAVGHSSDRDCRKLGDIVKLGEPPLASLLGSPLCNPHADPPILGDCWHNCTSEDISGEDKKHRLRKALGQTADWFRRALAVEPVKGNLRLSGYSACGQDGGVQLPREYIEEGVSNADLVLLVTTRPTTGNTLAWAVACERDQWGRAIAGHVNVAPRHLTAEAETLLSATLIHEVMHVLGFDPHAFAHFRDERKRRRSQVTEQIMDEKIGRMVTRVVLPRVVMHSRHHYGAFSGNFTGLELEDGGGRGTSGSHWEKRLLMNEIMTGSVDTRSVVSKMTLALLEDSGWYKANYSMADRLDWGRNQGSEFVTSPCNLWKGAYRCNTTQFSGCTYNREAEGYCPILTYSGDLPLWAQYFPQANKGGQSSLADYCTYFVAYSDGSCTDTNSARAPDRMLGEVRGSNSRCMASSLVRTGFVRGSTTQGNGCYQHRCINNSLEVAVDGIWKVCPRAGGPIQFPGFNGELICPAYHELCNTAPVAVSGQCPNACNFNGDCVEGRCNCFLGFHGHDCSKHSCPSNCNGNGICLSNGICECKAGYTGIDCSTAVCDEQCSLHGGVCDNGVCEFRCSDYAGYTCQNSSMLLSSLSVCKEVLGKGISGQHCAPSEPSILQQLEEVVVMPNYHRLFPGGARKLFNIFGSSYCDEAAKRLACWISIQKCDGDGDNRLRVCHSACQSYNLACGASLDCTDQTLFSSKKEGEGQCTGSGELKLSWFNRVRSSFTLRDSSSKGISVRDS from the exons ATGTTTCCGTGTAGCTCACGCGCTTTGTTTTCTAGGTCTCGCTGTGTGCTTCGATTCGACGTCGTCGTTCTCGCT ATTGTATTGATATTGTTTTGGTTGGAAGCTGGTACTGCAAAACCTGTAGAGCACCGACTTCAGTGGGGAAGCTCAGAAGGGAGGACTGAGAATGTTGCCTCGCACTCTTGCATACACGACCAGATAATTGAACAAAGAAAGCGACCTGGTCGCAAGGTGTATTCGGTTACCCCACAGGTGTACGAGCCTGGTGTCTTGAAACCCCTTCAGCACAGAGGCAGGGCATTGCTTGGTGTATCATCATCAGTGGAATCTCAGAAGGATGCAAAACAACCTATAAGGATTTATCTAAATTATGACGCTGTGGGCCACTCGTCTGACAGGGATTGTCGGAAACTTGGTGATATTGTTAAA CTTGGGGAGCCTCCTTTGGCTTCGCTGCTAGGTTCGCCTTTGTGTAATCCTCATGCTGATCCTCCAATCCTTGGTGATTGTTGGCATAACTGCACTTCTGAAGATATATCTGGAGAGGACAAAAAGCATCGACTTCGTAAG GCATTAGGGCAGACAGCTGACTGGTTTAGGAGAGCATTGGCTGTTGAGCCAGTCAAGGGGAACTTGCGATTAAGTGGATATTCTGCATGTGGACAAGATGGAGGTGTGCAGCTTCCACGTGAATATATCGAGG AGGGTGTCTCCAATGCCGACTTAGTTCTTTTGGTGACTACGAGACCCACAACTGGGAATACACTTGCTTGGGCAGTTGCATGTGAACGGGATCAATGGGGACGTGCTATAGCTG GACATGTTAATGTTGCTCCTCGTCATTTGACAGCTGAGGCAGAGACTTTGCTTTCTGCTACTCTGATACACGAG GTTATGCATGTTCTTGGTTTTGATCCCCATGCCTTTGCTCATTTTAGAGATGAAAGGAAAAGGCGCCGTAGTCAG GTTACCGAACAAATTATGGATGAAAAGATTGGGCGGATGGTAACACGTGTGGTTCTTCCACGTGTTGTCATGCATTCACGACATCATTATGGG GCATTCTCAGGAAATTTTACTGGTTTAGAGCTGGAAGATGGTGGAGGACGTGGCACATCAG GATCTCATTGGGAGAAGAGGCTACTAATGAATGAGATTATGACTGGTTCTGTTGACACAAGATCTGTAGTTTCTAAAATGACATTGGCTCTCTTGGAAGATAGCGGATGGTATAAAGCTAATTATAGCATGGCTGACCGGCTTGATTGGGGTCGCAACCAAGGTAGCGAATTTGTTACCTCCCCTTGCAATCTTTGGAAGGGGGCCTATCGTTGCAACACAACACAGTTCTCAGGTTGTACATATAACAGAGAGGCAGAAGGTTACTGCCCGATTCTAACATATAGTGGAGATCTCCCTCTGTGGGCTCAGTATTTTCCACAAGCTAATAAAG GCGGCCAATCCTCATTAGCCGATTATTGCACTTATTTTGTTGCATACTCTGATGGATCATGTACAGACACTAACAGTGCTCGTGCACCTGATAGAATGCTTGGTGAAGTCCGAGGAAGTAACTCTAG GTGTATGGCCTCATCATTAGTGCGCACAGGATTTGTACGGGGTTCTACGACCCAGGGAAACGGTTGTTATCAGCATAGGTGTATTAATAATTCTTTGGAG GTTGCTGTTGATGGTATCTGGAAAGTGTGTCCTCGGGCTGGTGGACCCATTCAGTTTCCTGGCTTTAATG GTGAATTAATCTGCCCTGCATACCATGAGCTCTGTAACACAGCCCCAGTGGCTGTGTCTGGGCAATGTCCCAATGCGTGTAACTTCAATGGAGATTGTGTTGAAGGACGCTGCAATTGCTTTCTTGGATTTCATGGTCATGATTGCAGTAAAC ATTCCTGCCCGAGCAACTGCAATGGTAATGGCATCTGTCTCTCAAACGGAATTTGTGAATGTAAAGCTGGCTACACTGGCATTGACTGTTCCACCG CGGTTTGTGATGAGCAATGCAGCCTTCATGGTGGGGTTTGTGATAATGGAGTTTGTGAGTTCCGATGTTCGGACTATGCGGGATATACTTGCCAGAACAGCTCAATGCTCCTCTCCAGCCTTTCAGTTTGCAAGGAAGTACTGGGAAAGGGTATTTCTGGGCAGCATTGTGCACCTAGTGAACCTAGTATTCTGCAGCAGCTAGAAGAAGTGGTTGTCATGCCCAACTACCACCGACTATTTCCTGGTGGTGCAaggaaattatttaatatatttgggAGTTCCTACTGTGACGAGGCGGCTAAACGACTTGCATGCTGG ATTTCCATCCAAAAGTGCGACGGTGATGGAGACAACAGGCTTCGAGTATGTCATTCTGCATGCCAGTCATACAATCTAGCATGTGGAGCATCACTGGACTGCACTGACCAAACCCTATTCAGCAGCAAAAAGGAGGGTGAGGGTCAGTGCACTGGTTCCGGTGAGTTGAAACTATCATGGTTTAATCGCGTCCGGAGTAGTTTTACCTTAAGAGATAGTTCCTCCAAAGGAATATCTGTAAGAGATAGTTAG